A genomic region of Streptomyces sp. NBC_00247 contains the following coding sequences:
- a CDS encoding ABC transporter permease codes for MKPRATEAAGTGRTPDGTDVPSGEDGLTTARDGGTADAGSSDVTSDGGTSDDGVKDGTDRPRAAGGGTVARARGGRFGKTAKGGGSPASGLLPGGITWRHRLRRDRTLILMTLPAIALLLIFNYIPLLGNIVAFQNYDVYDLGITGSPFVGFDNFTRIFDDYRFWEVLINTLVIFLTQLILFFPIPIAIALLLNSVMSSRVRAWVQAIVYLPHFFSWVLVVTVFQQMFGGAGLVAQWLREHGHEGFDLMTNPGFFKFLVTAQAVWKDAGWGVIVFLAALAAVNTDLYEAAAVDGAGRWRRMWHVTLPALRPVIALLLVLRVGSALNLDFEQILLQRDQVGAGASEILDTYIWWTGIKTGDFGYAAAAGIFKGLFSVAMVLGANKVAHMLGEQGVYSKK; via the coding sequence GTGAAGCCACGGGCCACGGAGGCGGCCGGCACGGGCCGCACGCCGGACGGGACCGACGTCCCGTCCGGCGAGGACGGTCTGACCACCGCGCGGGACGGCGGAACAGCGGATGCCGGATCGTCGGACGTGACGTCCGACGGCGGAACGTCGGACGACGGAGTCAAGGACGGTACGGACAGGCCACGCGCCGCCGGCGGAGGTACGGTTGCCCGCGCGCGCGGCGGCCGCTTCGGCAAGACGGCCAAGGGCGGCGGCAGTCCGGCCTCCGGCCTGCTGCCCGGCGGCATCACCTGGCGGCACCGGCTGCGGCGGGACCGCACGCTGATCCTGATGACGCTCCCCGCCATCGCGCTGCTGCTGATCTTCAACTACATACCGCTGCTCGGGAACATCGTCGCGTTCCAGAACTACGACGTCTACGACCTGGGCATCACCGGCAGCCCCTTCGTCGGCTTCGACAACTTCACCCGGATCTTCGACGACTACCGCTTCTGGGAAGTCCTGATCAACACGCTGGTCATCTTCCTGACCCAGCTGATCCTCTTCTTCCCGATCCCGATCGCCATCGCGCTGCTGCTGAACAGCGTGATGAGCTCCCGGGTGCGTGCGTGGGTGCAGGCGATCGTGTACCTGCCGCACTTCTTCTCCTGGGTGCTCGTCGTCACCGTCTTCCAGCAGATGTTCGGCGGAGCCGGCCTCGTCGCGCAGTGGCTGCGCGAACACGGCCACGAAGGCTTCGACCTGATGACCAACCCCGGGTTCTTCAAGTTCCTGGTCACCGCTCAGGCGGTCTGGAAGGACGCGGGCTGGGGCGTCATCGTCTTCCTCGCCGCGCTCGCGGCCGTCAACACCGACCTCTACGAGGCCGCCGCGGTGGACGGCGCGGGACGCTGGCGCCGCATGTGGCACGTCACTCTGCCCGCGCTGCGCCCGGTGATCGCCCTGCTGCTGGTCCTGCGGGTCGGCAGCGCGCTCAACCTGGACTTCGAGCAGATCCTGCTCCAGCGCGACCAGGTGGGCGCCGGCGCGTCCGAGATCCTCGACACCTACATCTGGTGGACGGGCATCAAAACCGGTGACTTCGGCTACGCCGCCGCGGCCGGGATCTTCAAGGGACTGTTCAGCGTCGCCATGGTGCTGGGCGCGAACAAGGTCGCCCACATGCTGGGCGAGCAGGGGGTGTACTCCAAGAAATGA
- a CDS encoding extracellular solute-binding protein, whose product MTPNSSPATNRSESGAPGLRAVTPNRRSFLASSAFAAVAVAGGVPLLAACGGSGSDSGSREGTTSGKALSKVVPSYVPSNLVQPDVASVNGSSPGFAKLPDPLAKSVKSVPGKGSSFRVMTPLWGTVPKKDNPYYTAVNKAVGATLNFDPQDGNTYQDKIGAVLAGDDIPDAVTIPGWNMQGQIRNAITAKFADLSPYLAGDGVKKYPNLANIPTGAWQYSVFGGKLRGLPMPSPVIGNAIFYRKDIVGSGAVPASADDLLAFGKEYTAPKSKVWAFDDLWTCIQKLYGVLPDAPHYWQLQDGKLVHKIETKEYREALAFARKLHDLGYVHPDAEANKDADSKIRFTSGHIVMYNDGTGGWKGMVTEQKAANPKFDMQALDFFSADGGKPVLWQDDPAGIYTFLSKKLPKAKIEEFLAIADFAAAPYGTEEFMLTNYGVQGTHYNVKDGVPTFTDQGIQEAQPSTFLFLASPPHTIAFPDEPKLVQDYAGWMARQAPNIKKPLFFGMQIVEPQRYASLYTPFDDLQKDIRRGRKKVSDLEAAVSTWKQSGGDELRTWYQDILDKNGSGS is encoded by the coding sequence ATGACGCCGAATTCCTCCCCCGCCACGAACCGGTCCGAGAGCGGTGCTCCGGGCCTCCGCGCCGTAACGCCGAACCGCCGGAGCTTCCTGGCTTCGAGCGCCTTCGCTGCGGTGGCCGTGGCGGGCGGCGTACCGCTGCTGGCCGCGTGCGGCGGTTCCGGCTCCGATTCGGGGAGCCGGGAGGGCACGACGAGCGGCAAGGCGCTCAGCAAGGTCGTGCCGAGCTACGTGCCCTCCAACCTGGTGCAGCCCGACGTGGCCAGCGTCAACGGATCGAGCCCCGGGTTCGCCAAGCTGCCCGACCCGCTGGCGAAGTCGGTCAAGTCCGTTCCTGGCAAGGGATCTTCCTTCCGGGTGATGACCCCGCTGTGGGGCACCGTCCCGAAGAAGGACAACCCTTACTACACCGCGGTCAACAAGGCGGTCGGCGCGACGCTGAACTTCGACCCGCAGGACGGCAACACGTACCAGGACAAGATCGGTGCCGTACTCGCCGGCGACGACATCCCGGACGCGGTGACCATCCCGGGCTGGAACATGCAGGGCCAGATCCGCAACGCCATCACCGCGAAGTTCGCCGACCTCAGCCCCTACCTGGCCGGCGACGGGGTGAAGAAGTACCCGAACCTCGCCAACATCCCCACCGGCGCCTGGCAGTACTCGGTCTTCGGCGGCAAGCTGCGCGGGCTGCCCATGCCGTCGCCGGTCATCGGCAACGCGATCTTCTACCGCAAGGACATCGTCGGTTCCGGCGCGGTCCCGGCCAGCGCCGACGACCTGCTCGCCTTCGGCAAGGAGTACACCGCCCCGAAGAGCAAGGTCTGGGCCTTCGACGACCTGTGGACCTGCATCCAGAAGCTCTACGGCGTGCTGCCGGACGCCCCGCACTACTGGCAGCTCCAGGACGGCAAGCTCGTCCACAAGATCGAGACCAAGGAGTACCGCGAGGCCCTGGCCTTCGCCCGCAAGCTCCACGACCTCGGCTACGTCCACCCGGACGCCGAGGCCAACAAGGACGCGGACTCCAAGATCCGCTTCACCAGCGGCCACATCGTCATGTACAACGACGGCACCGGCGGCTGGAAGGGCATGGTGACCGAACAGAAGGCCGCCAACCCGAAGTTCGACATGCAGGCGCTCGACTTCTTCTCGGCCGACGGCGGCAAGCCCGTCCTCTGGCAGGACGACCCGGCCGGCATCTACACCTTCCTCAGCAAGAAGCTCCCCAAGGCGAAGATCGAGGAGTTCCTCGCCATCGCCGACTTCGCGGCAGCCCCCTACGGCACCGAGGAGTTCATGCTCACCAACTACGGCGTCCAGGGGACCCACTACAACGTGAAGGACGGCGTCCCGACCTTCACCGACCAGGGCATCCAGGAGGCACAGCCCTCCACCTTCCTCTTCCTCGCCTCCCCGCCGCACACCATCGCCTTCCCCGACGAGCCGAAGCTGGTCCAGGACTACGCGGGGTGGATGGCCCGCCAGGCGCCGAACATCAAGAAGCCGCTCTTCTTCGGCATGCAGATCGTCGAGCCCCAGCGCTACGCCTCCCTGTACACGCCCTTCGACGACCTGCAGAAGGACATCCGGCGCGGTCGCAAGAAGGTCAGCGACCTGGAGGCGGCGGTCTCCACGTGGAAGCAGAGCGGTGGCGACGAGCTCCGCACCTGGTACCAGGACATCCTCGACAAGAACGGCTCCGGCAGCTGA
- a CDS encoding carbohydrate ABC transporter permease, with translation MTTLLDLEKTPGGWPVDTAPARTPLQRLLGTESRPAWEDEPTKAGLAFKGFGLVAICAVILIPIWVVVVTSLSDTKAINDAGGLVVWPKSITFVAYKELLSGGAVTRAAMVSIGLTVVGTVFSMVISILCAYGLSRRDSIAHRPLLMTLMATMFFGAGLIPTYLLVTGIGLSNSYWSMILPSAISVFNILVLRGFFMDTAPELIDAARIDGAGEWRILLQIVMPLSRAVVAVISLFYAVGYWSQWFNAMLYIQDSDKYPLQMILRQLVLQHQVPPGAMGAAVSSGQINSLAVQMAVMVLALIPVAVLSPFVQKHFQKGMLTGAVKG, from the coding sequence ATGACGACTCTCCTGGACCTCGAAAAGACTCCGGGCGGGTGGCCCGTGGACACCGCGCCGGCCCGCACCCCGCTCCAGCGCCTCCTCGGCACCGAATCGCGCCCCGCCTGGGAGGACGAGCCGACGAAGGCCGGTCTCGCCTTCAAGGGTTTCGGCCTCGTCGCGATCTGCGCGGTGATCCTCATCCCCATCTGGGTGGTGGTCGTCACCAGTCTCTCCGACACCAAGGCCATCAACGACGCGGGCGGGCTGGTCGTCTGGCCGAAGAGCATCACCTTCGTCGCGTACAAGGAACTGCTGAGCGGCGGCGCCGTCACCCGGGCGGCGATGGTCAGCATCGGACTGACCGTCGTCGGCACGGTGTTCAGCATGGTGATCTCGATCCTGTGCGCCTACGGCCTCAGCCGACGCGACTCGATCGCCCACCGGCCGCTGCTGATGACGCTCATGGCGACGATGTTCTTCGGCGCGGGACTCATCCCCACGTATCTGCTGGTGACCGGGATCGGTCTGAGCAACAGCTACTGGTCGATGATCCTGCCGAGCGCGATCTCCGTCTTCAACATCCTGGTGCTCCGCGGCTTCTTCATGGACACCGCCCCCGAACTCATCGACGCGGCACGGATCGACGGCGCCGGTGAGTGGCGCATCCTGCTCCAGATCGTCATGCCGCTCTCCCGCGCGGTGGTCGCGGTCATCTCGCTGTTCTACGCGGTGGGTTACTGGAGCCAGTGGTTCAACGCCATGCTCTACATCCAGGACAGCGACAAGTACCCGCTCCAGATGATCCTCCGTCAACTCGTGCTCCAGCACCAGGTGCCGCCGGGCGCGATGGGAGCGGCGGTGAGCAGCGGGCAGATCAACAGCCTCGCGGTCCAGATGGCCGTCATGGTCCTCGCGCTGATCCCGGTGGCGGTGCTGTCGCCGTTCGTCCAGAAGCACTTCCAGAAGGGGATGCTCACCGGGGCCGTGAAGGGCTGA
- a CDS encoding WD40/YVTN/BNR-like repeat-containing protein — protein MPAFRSDRAPSPAVPAPPGRRSVLAGAAAVAAAACVLPAAGTASAAERPSGRPRTEAYRWRTAAIGGTGFVTGLLFHPSARGLAYARTDIGGAYRWDAAKAHWTALTDFTGWDDWNLLGVEAMAVDPAHPDRVYLALGTYAQSWASPGAVLRSEDRGATWSRTDLTVRLGANEDGRGTGERLLVDPRDSGTLWLGTRHDGLLRSTDRGATWAPDTSFPAVPSASGQGVTLLVAAGRTVYAGWGDGAASLYRSTPSGGWEPVPGAPVADGATRVPVRAAYDAGSRALYVSWANGPGPNNQSDGAVHRLDTVTGAWSDVTPVVPGGADAFGYGGIAVDARRPGTVVVSTNNRWAQVDTLFRSTDHGRTWISLKDTAVLDVSETPYLRWGGEAKFGWWIQAVAVDPFDSRHIVYGTGATVFGTRDLVHWAPEIRGLEESSVRHLVAPPTARGARLLSGLGDIGVMYHESLTASPSRGMASTPVFGTATGLALAAGLPSYVVRTGWPSGSNAAGAYSRDGGASWQPFASQPEIAASAPGPIAVSADGKTLLWTFIHWDGTKYPAHRSTDGGASWSEVSTFPKGATPVADPVDPDRFYAYDTDTGTVHRSTDGGASFTVGATGLPWGDAQFKMAAAPGRTGDLWLSAKTGGLHRSTDGAGTFTAVAGVQESHALGFGKAAPSSQKGRSRRPGFPALFQTGRVSATHDGVAVLRSDDAGATWIRINDDQHQWGWTGEVITGDPRVHGRVYLGTNGRGIQYAEPE, from the coding sequence ATGCCCGCGTTCCGTTCCGACCGCGCTCCCTCTCCCGCCGTGCCGGCTCCGCCCGGCCGCCGTTCGGTCCTGGCCGGGGCCGCGGCGGTCGCCGCCGCCGCGTGCGTCCTGCCCGCCGCCGGTACGGCCTCGGCGGCGGAACGGCCCTCCGGCCGGCCGAGGACCGAGGCGTACCGCTGGCGTACCGCCGCCATCGGCGGCACCGGGTTCGTCACCGGTCTGCTGTTCCACCCGTCGGCGCGCGGACTGGCCTACGCCCGCACCGACATCGGCGGCGCCTACCGGTGGGACGCGGCGAAGGCCCACTGGACGGCCCTCACCGACTTCACGGGCTGGGACGACTGGAACCTCCTCGGCGTCGAGGCGATGGCCGTGGACCCTGCCCACCCGGACCGGGTGTACCTCGCGCTCGGCACGTACGCCCAGTCCTGGGCGTCCCCGGGGGCGGTGCTGCGCTCCGAGGACCGGGGCGCGACCTGGAGCCGTACGGACCTCACGGTGCGGCTCGGCGCCAACGAGGACGGGCGGGGCACCGGTGAACGGCTGCTGGTCGACCCGCGCGACAGCGGGACCCTCTGGCTCGGCACCCGCCACGACGGTCTGCTGCGCTCCACGGACCGGGGCGCCACCTGGGCCCCGGACACCTCCTTCCCGGCCGTGCCGTCCGCGTCCGGCCAGGGGGTCACCCTGCTGGTGGCGGCCGGGCGGACGGTGTACGCGGGCTGGGGCGACGGCGCCGCCTCGCTGTACCGCTCGACCCCGTCCGGCGGGTGGGAGCCCGTCCCCGGCGCGCCGGTGGCCGACGGGGCGACCCGGGTGCCCGTCCGCGCGGCGTACGACGCCGGCTCCCGTGCCCTGTACGTGAGCTGGGCGAACGGTCCGGGGCCGAACAACCAGAGCGACGGAGCGGTGCACCGTCTGGACACGGTGACGGGCGCCTGGTCGGACGTGACACCGGTCGTCCCCGGCGGGGCGGACGCGTTCGGCTACGGCGGGATCGCGGTGGACGCCCGGCGTCCCGGCACGGTCGTCGTCTCCACCAACAACCGCTGGGCGCAGGTCGACACGCTCTTCCGCTCCACCGACCACGGACGCACCTGGATCTCCCTCAAGGACACGGCGGTGCTGGACGTGTCGGAGACGCCCTATCTGCGCTGGGGCGGGGAGGCCAAGTTCGGCTGGTGGATCCAGGCCGTCGCGGTCGACCCGTTCGACTCGCGCCACATCGTCTACGGGACCGGCGCCACGGTCTTCGGCACCCGGGACCTGGTGCACTGGGCGCCGGAGATCCGGGGCCTGGAGGAGTCGTCGGTACGGCACCTGGTCGCACCGCCCACCGCCCGGGGCGCCCGGCTGCTCAGCGGGCTGGGAGACATCGGGGTGATGTACCACGAGTCGCTGACCGCCTCCCCCTCGCGCGGGATGGCGTCCACGCCGGTGTTCGGCACCGCGACCGGCCTGGCCCTCGCCGCCGGCCTCCCCTCGTACGTCGTACGGACCGGCTGGCCCTCGGGGTCGAATGCCGCCGGGGCGTACTCGCGCGACGGAGGCGCCAGTTGGCAGCCGTTCGCGTCCCAGCCGGAGATCGCGGCCTCCGCGCCCGGGCCGATCGCGGTGAGCGCGGACGGGAAGACCCTGCTCTGGACGTTCATCCACTGGGACGGCACGAAGTACCCGGCGCACCGGTCCACGGACGGCGGCGCGAGCTGGAGCGAGGTGTCGACGTTCCCGAAGGGCGCGACCCCCGTCGCCGACCCGGTGGACCCCGACCGCTTCTACGCGTACGACACGGACACCGGTACCGTCCACCGCTCCACGGACGGCGGCGCCTCCTTCACCGTCGGCGCCACCGGACTGCCCTGGGGAGACGCGCAGTTCAAGATGGCCGCCGCACCGGGCCGGACGGGCGACCTCTGGCTGTCGGCGAAGACCGGGGGGCTGCACCGTTCGACGGACGGCGCAGGCACGTTCACGGCCGTGGCCGGCGTCCAGGAGTCGCACGCCCTGGGCTTCGGAAAGGCCGCCCCTTCCTCGCAGAAGGGCCGATCCCGGCGCCCGGGCTTCCCCGCGCTCTTCCAGACGGGTCGGGTCTCCGCGACGCACGACGGGGTGGCGGTGCTGCGCTCCGACGACGCGGGCGCCACCTGGATCCGCATCAACGACGACCAGCACCAGTGGGGGTGGACCGGTGAGGTGATCACCGGCGACCCCCGCGTCCACGGCCGGGTGTATCTGGGCACCAACGGCCGGGGCATCCAGTACGCCGAACCGGAATGA